tcttcttcaacaaagatatagagatgtcataggatatcttttgaagtatcctcttcaacaaagatatagagatgtcatagaacccctCCCCCCCCTTTGAAGTGTCCCCTTCGACCGAGAAGTAGGGATGCTATATCCCCAACAGAAACTTCTTCTCTTTACATGCTATATACACAAGAGAAACTAGTCTTTCCCTCTTGTCTTCTTGAGTTAGCAAAAGTTAGtatcttcttgatggtttgcgagtaaaattccaatgtactcacagtTTTGTtcctggctattaacttggccagactatgaggaggagtacgaagaCGACAAAAGTTACCAGGACGACTATGCTACCTAAGACGATCTCCCAATCAGCTGCctgtaggtctaaggcatgacttgAGCCCGACGCCGTTAAAGTGTATCCGCTGCATGTGTGTGATGAACTCAGCCCGAGGTGGCAATTTATGTAAGACTTGTCGTGTAACcatttgtaagacttatttatTCAGTACAATGTAATGGATGTTCATGTGCTCACGTCATAATGATCATGGGCATACCTGGCCATGTCTCGGCCCGGGCCGAGGAAAGCCCGACGGTCGAAATTCAGGCCCAAGCCCGGCCCAACCCGACCAATTACCCACCAAGCCCGTCGGGCCATCGGGCCGTGGGCCGAGCCGTAGTGTAAAATACATTTTCGGGCTACCCAGGCCCGGCCCGGGTGTCGGGCCAACATTTCTAGGTCCaggcccgagtttttcggaccggGCTTCGGGCCAGGCTTCCCATGGCTAGgtatgatcatgggatcgtgggtTGAATGCATAACTGGTATTTCGGacggctagtccggggtccccacaaggCGGAGGCGGCCGGACTcatggagggcggcggcggcggcgaaaggATGTGGCGGCGGTGCGCAAGCGGAAGGAGTAGGGGATCCTGAAATTTCAGCACGCCCTAGCGAAAGGAAATGACCTTGACCGCCAACCCGCACACCTACGGGTTCTCGAGCGGATCCGGCTCAGAACTGGAAAAATTTAATACGAGTCGAGCGATTTAAGGAGCCTGATAAACACCGCGGAAGCGCCGAAACCCGTATTTCAGCGGTTATTATACAGTTTTGGGCATTTTACAGGCCCTGCTAGACTTGCTCTAAGCTTGCTATCACATCTCCTCTGTTATCATCAGTTATCATCAGATATTGAACTTATATAGTGAAGCAATAATCAATTTGTCACAGTCGTCTCACACAGTAGTGGATGGGTAAGCAGAGAAGATCAAAGATAATATTTATCATAAGAGAATCAAATAGAGATCCTTAAATAGGACTTCTCGTTAGAGAATTAAGCCGTGCGTATGTATCGACCCTTCTCCCATGAAAGGATGATGAACAATTGTCTTGCAAGTAAACACACAGCGTACGGTGTTCTCTGAAGATCATTACATGCTGATTGAATAGACTGATTCTAATTGAACATTCTAGCGTGAACTGAAAGTCGGGCAGAAATCCCCACAGATCCCCCAAAAACTTACATGATAAGTTCATCAGCTAACTCCAGCAAACATAAACTTCTCCAAACATTCCCCAAAATGACAGTATGCTAAACTAGCACAGTCAGCTTCCTACCTGATCAGAAGATTTGAATCAGTGAGTTTTAAGAGAGAAAGGAAACATTAGAGGCTGCTGAACAAACATACGAACAGAGTGAACAATATGAAAAATAATCAAAAGTATCTGACTAAACAGGAAGGCTACTTGAGTCCATCTATGTCTGTATCATTATTCCTGCAGAATATTGTACCATTAGCACTTGCTAATCTATGTCAGTAGTTGATGATCTTTCAGGAAAAGGAAACATGATCTACATGCAGAACAAAATGCCCATAGACACCCTTCAGGCTCTTATACAGCATTCAATAGCACGATGGTCAGAATAATGAACAGAGGTAGGCATCAGCCACAAAAGAAAAGGTACAAGTCATCCTTCACACTACTATACTACTATGGTTTGAACAATCTATAGTGCCGCACTTAATCGGACCTGCTAGTTCAGCAAGTACTGATAAGTGATACACTGGATTGGAAGATACATGCTAAAATACCTTTCAGCGGTATGTCAAGTTGCTTGCAGGACAATTTCTCATCAGTATCAAAACTGTGGAATATAACTGGTTTTGAGTCCGAACAAATGTCTAGTTCAAGAAAACACTGACTAGAACTCAACCAGAGATGATCAGGTTGACTATTAAGGTTAATATATTGGACTACATAGAGAACCAATTGAAAATAGTGATAACTGGCTACATATGCACAACATTTTTCTTCTAGGTTATAAAATGCATTGATTGAGTAACAAATATAGGCAACAAGAATGCAGCACCCTAGACATGTGAATGGATGACATTCAACCAAAAATGCATTAACAAAGAAGCATTAGCGAAGAGAAAGTACCCAGAGATTCATTAGCTCGTAAACAGGTACCCTTCAGGTCTTCAGCTGTCTGTCTGAACGAACCAGAACATCTGCCAGAGTCTTGTTTTTTCGGACATCGTTCTTGCCTAAAAAGGGATTTCATCAGCGAGATTTCAAATAACAGCCACAACACTGACAACAATAATTTATAACAGTATTGATTTGTCTTCGTTGCATAAAGCAAGGTTATCAAGAATTCAGCAGATCATACACATAAGCAATAGATAAACGATAATTAGAGGAATACATTATTTTGAAGAAAAAACTTGAGAAGTCAGTCAAATAAACGTGTGTTAGCAGTCCACTACTGATAAGGGGCAGAAGATAGCCACTGATTCAATTGTTCAGATTAAAACTATTGTCGCCAAGATATATCAGATACATCCCAGTAAAATCCCCACAGTAATGAAATCATTTCAGAAACAGTTTCAGGAAAAGATGTACAACATCATAACTGAGAATATGTATGACCATTTATAGGACTAAACTACGCTACAGTGTACTACGAAGGCAAACATAGCTTACAATATTGCAGTTCTAAAGCTAAATCACTCATACTACCACACAACTGTTTCAAGATAATTTATCATGACCAAGGCAACAGCGAACATGATTAGAAAACCAGTGGGTTGAAATGCCTgaagaaacaaatgaagaaagtgCAGACATGCTCAAGAGCACAACCAATGTGGCACACAAGGGGCCAAACACACATGAATTGAACTGAACACATATGGGAGGTCTCATCAATATGGAACTCATGCCCTTAGAAATGATTTCAAGTTTGCATCCAAATAAAGAGAAATGTGTCACCTGGAATCGGGCTTGATCCGAGAAATGAGGGGAGCACACATGGCAGAACGAAGCTTGACTCGCACTTGCTTGGATGAATGCCACTACCTAGCGCCATAGACTCAACCGGCCTCTTCCAGCGAATGTCAGCGCTAACACAGAATCCTTTGCCCACGGGCACATTGAGATACAGCAAGTCGGCGCTGAGTGGATCGATAGCAGCAAGCAAAGGCATGGCCCTGGattcggaacagagagttctccaCGACACCTGATGCTCCAGCATCCAGCGGCCACTCTCGTCGTCGTCCAGGGTGAAGGATTTAATGCGGAACGGCTCCTCCTGAGAAACCTCCACAAACCGCAGCGCCCCGTCGCTTACCCCCATGCGCCGGTGCTTGACAAGCTGCCTCATCTCCTCCTCGCCCTGTTGGTCGGGAATCATGATGCCTGCTGGCAGCTCGGCGGGGCAGAGCTCAGGCCGGTCGCTGAACGGGTCGACGCAGACGGCGCCCCAGCTCACGTCCACCCACCAGAGGCGGCCTCTGAAGTCCAGCACCTCTTGATTCATGTGCATCCGGCGCCCAGGCGGCAGAGGGGACGGCAGCACCAGCTCGtcccactcccctgtctccgaggAGAGCCGGCGCAGCAGGAATAGCCGCCCGCCGTCGAGCAGGCTGAGCTGCGCGGCGGCGTACCTCTTGGGCGGTCCGCGCCCCCCGCCTTCGGCCTGGGTGAGGAGGCCCGTGGCGGCGGAGAAGGCGTTCTCCGTGCCGTCGAAGTCCGGGAGGCGGACCATCTCGCCGGTGACGGGGTTGCAGACGAAGCGCGACACCCGCATCGGGTCGTAGAAGGAGCGGGCGTACACCTGGTCGAACACCTCGAAAGGGACGGGGGATGGGACCTGGTGCTTGAATAGGGCGAAAGCGCTTGCGCGGTTCCTGTAGGTGCCGAGCAGGAGGAGGCCGTCGCCGCTCGCGGCGAGGACGCTGCTGCCGAAGACGTTGATGAAGTTGTCGTCGGCGCTGGGCGGACGGGGGGCGTCCAGGCCGGAGCCCTGcttgggaggcgggggagcgcagCTGAAGAAGTCGATGGGGTCGCCGTCGGTGCTTGCCGGGAGGGGTTCCAGACCGAAGGCCTGCCTGGGGATGGAGACGCGGGAGGCGAGCGGGGGCGGGGCGAGCGAAAGGGACGCGCTTTGCGCGGAGTTCTCCGCCGAGGAGATGCGGTAGATCATCGCCCAGGAGGGGCGCGAGGCGGCGGTGGAGAGGGAGCGGCGGAGGAGGCGACGGAGCGGGAGGAACATCTCGGCCTcggcggaggaggtggtggatttGGTGAGGCAGCAAGGCGAGCGGAGAGAGGGTTTTGGTGGAAATTGGAGAAGCCGAGGAGGAGTGGGCTGGCTCACATGGACTTGGTTCGTGCAGCTTCGGTGTGTGATGAAGCATATTCAGATTATCAGAACATGATCATTATTGCTAAGCCTATAATTGATGGAGAGGAAGTTGTGATTCTTAGTTGCAATAGCTTCCAATAGCTACTAATTAATATAAGTCTCAACTTTAATTAATTGTAACATGAGACTAAACATGGAAATGAACATGTGATGTCATTGTCTTTGAAGCTATGTGACTAAACATGCGAATAGCACATTTCAATCGCAATTTGAAGGAAAAAAACAGCGGCACTTCGCAACTTCCCATTGCACTTCCGTGATATATACACCCCTCCCATTTAATTTGTTTCTCACCGTTGAtcatttatgtttctttttcatgTTTTTGTCCCCCTCCGAGATTTGGTGGGCTGATAGTGTTAGACCCCAATGAACATGTGTCTTATCTATGAATAGAAAACTGTAATGATCAGAACATATTCAGATTATCAGAACATGATCATTATTTCTAAGCCTAAAATTAATGGAGAGAAAGTTGTGATTCGAATATATATATTACTGTTTCTTAGTTCCAATAGCTACTAACTAATGTAAGTCTCAGCTTGTCTTTGAAGCTCTATGACTAAACATGGGAATAGCAAATTTCAATCGCAATTTGAAGGAAAACAACGACAGTTCGCAACTTCCCATTGCACTTCCGTGAGATATACCCCTCCCATTCAATTTATTTCTCACCGTTGATCATTtatgtttttttttctgtttttgtcCCCCTCCAAGATTTGGTGGGCTGATAGTGTTAGACGACCCCACTAAACATCAAAAACATCAAGGATTAAAATAGCATGCTATTTCTCTATTAATAGCGCGCTATATCATATCTAGAGGGTACACgttaaattttaatttttttttcgtTGTGACGCTATTTGCGAAATAGTATGCTATATCGCGCTAAAACTTCATAGCGTTAGAGCGCtattttttcaggcaagttgctttcactttttcgtggtgatgaactgcaatctgttggttccacttctaaatcAGAAGATAATATTGCTAAAGCtaataatttttaataaataatttatactatgttgttgtcTTATTAAATgctgatgttagccttctaaaatatttgagatctatttttatatgtggttatgtatgtatgattcagtcacttttagACAATATATAAATTcgttctagtaaaattatttatttttaggctatatttagtattattttgaaaatgctgTTTGTAATATACCACGCTATTAGCACGATATAGCATCTATAgcgtttgaaggaggctgccgctatttcatttagcacgctattttaaaccttgctAAACATGTGTCTTATCTATGAATAGGAAACTCTAAAGCTCCATATAGCAAAATTGGATCAGTCTAAATGATACATATTCTGGTCCGGTGAACTTGCTGCATCAAACTACCATGCAAATAGTATCTATggaggttttatatccaaggaagTCACTTTGTGAGTAAACTCACATTACTAACTAGAACAAAACTACAGTAAACTTCCCATGTTTTTTTTTTCGTAAGTTGTTTTGCACATTTAGTTTTTGGATATATATGAATTTCGTAACTTTGCTTCTCACAAAAATCATTTTAAAATGGGTGAGTCTCATGTATTGTAATCTTCCTTTGCTATCTTAAGATTTGAGGTACCCAGCAATGACCTAAGGCGGTTTGTCATTCTGAAATACAAATCTATTGCTTTGGCTTAACAGAAATAAGTTATATCTAACATATGCAAGCAATTAGGTTACCAATATTCATCACTGAAATTGGTTTTCAATATATATTGTCTATGATAGCAGGTTATGTTTGAGAAACAAAACTTTGCAGTTTATTTTGACTTTCTGAATCACATTGATAGATTATTTATGCTAAGATCGTTCGGCAAAAATGACTGTTTTATCGGTATTCCTAAATTTGTGTTAAGCCAACCATGAACTTCAGCAAGCATAATAGTGTTGTTTCCTGTATTAGATTGCTCTGTATAAATGTTCTCTTATGTTCTCTTATTATCAGTTCTCTTATGTCCTTGATATATATGTGCAGCTATCAATCATCTTTCTTTGTCCCTTCCGTCTGGCCGTCGGCCTTCGGCATCCCATTGTTCATCAAGGATGTTCCTTTTCTATTTCCcattttctttcttctctttAATTTCATCGATGCCAATATTAGGTAGCAAACTGGCTTACTTTTGTTTGTTTGAGGGATTATCGTGCTCGTTCATTTGGGCTTTTTATTTATGGTCACACGGACGTAGGCCACGTACAATTCATTAGCAGTAGCAACACACCCCTTGAAACTTTAATAGTAAATACAAACAGAGTACGCTGTGGTACGTTCAAACAATCATTACTTCGTCACATCTCTCACTCATACCGTAGGGATGGGTAAACAGAGGAGGTCCTTAATCAAAATCACTCACGAGGTGGTACAAAAACATGAACGTACTGCCTTGCAACCAAAAAGCATATTGATTCAGTTGAGTGattctactagaatgtctagtatGAACTTAAAGTCCAAACCAACTTCCAGATTTCTGAAAAAGAGTAGTTCATGAGCAAACTCCCAGAACTCTGAACTTTTCTAGCTTTCCCACAAAATGGGTGTCCGGAAAACTGCCACCATCAGCTACTACTTGATTGTTAGATTTAAGGAACCTGAAACAAAAACATTGGAGACGTTTGAATATATACATAGAAGTGGAATGAGGGGCAGAATAAAAGGAGAAAGGGAAAAATAATCAAAGTAAACAGAAGTCCATCTACATATGTCCATTTTAAATAGAATCGAATAGTGAGTTGTCATTTTGATGATAACCATTTCTTATTTGCAGCAGAAATACCAAATGGCTTATTCCGAAAAGGGATTCAAATTGTCAATCGATGCACACAGCAGAAATACCCAATGTATGATCACTTGTTATGAAATAGCAAGCTTAAGCTTTAAGCTTGATCAGTTGGTGATAATATTTCAGGAAAAGGAAAAGACAATGCTTAATTGGACATTATGGTGGCAAGGCTAGGCATGCTTCAGGTTCTTATCAATGATTTATTGACCA
This Lolium perenne isolate Kyuss_39 chromosome 1, Kyuss_2.0, whole genome shotgun sequence DNA region includes the following protein-coding sequences:
- the LOC127320197 gene encoding uncharacterized protein, with product MFLPLRRLLRRSLSTAASRPSWAMIYRISSAENSAQSASLSLAPPPLASRVSIPRQAFGLEPLPASTDGDPIDFFSCAPPPPKQGSGLDAPRPPSADDNFINVFGSSVLAASGDGLLLLGTYRNRASAFALFKHQVPSPVPFEVFDQVYARSFYDPMRVSRFVCNPVTGEMVRLPDFDGTENAFSAATGLLTQAEGGGRGPPKRYAAAQLSLLDGGRLFLLRRLSSETGEWDELVLPSPLPPGRRMHMNQEVLDFRGRLWWVDVSWGAVCVDPFSDRPELCPAELPAGIMIPDQQGEEEMRQLVKHRRMGVSDGALRFVEVSQEEPFRIKSFTLDDDESGRWMLEHQVSWRTLCSESRAMPLLAAIDPLSADLLYLNVPVGKGFCVSADIRWKRPVESMALGSGIHPSKCESSFVLPCVLPSFLGSSPIPGKNDVRKNKTLADVLVRSDRQLKT